In a genomic window of Oreochromis aureus strain Israel breed Guangdong linkage group 13, ZZ_aureus, whole genome shotgun sequence:
- the LOC116319176 gene encoding polymeric immunoglobulin receptor-like yields the protein MAAHLIILLLFSVLKGVHSITTVSKVSVKAGQSISIPCLYESQYKNHVKYLCEGYYWRNCNDAVKTNKPDALGKYLISDDKKLNIFTVTINQLTYENTDYWCVVEINNGPDDGQYFQLSVSSGTPSLYVDHQRITGYIGESITIRCHHSNSGEIKWCRLGRNCVTGSSGSIDGTTVTAHMRDPNVFTVTMSGLKSEDSGWYWCAKGDIQIPVYLKLITTTTPTTSTTTSTISTTIHTVAKNGTMEQGKNSTVGENKQHRASFDPRILIIPLSVLIWIVIVVLFIWFILRHKQRKADSSVTPVLSYADLLPCGCGTQY from the exons ATGGCTGCTCATCTCATCATTCTTCTTCTCTTCAGTGTGCTCAAAG GAGTTCACAGCATAACTACAGTCAGTAAAGTATCAGTGAAAGCTGGACAATCTATCTCCATCCCATGTCTCTATGAGTCCCAATACAAAAACCATGTGAAGTACTTGTGTGAAGGATATTATTGGAGGAACTGCAAcgatgcagtaaaaacaaacaaaccagacGCTTTAGGAAAATATTTAATCTCTGATGAcaaaaaactgaacattttcaCTGTGACTATAAACCAGCTGACATATGAAAACactgattactggtgtgtggTGGAGATTAATAACGGACCGGATGATGGACAGTATTTTCAGCTGTCAGTTTCCAGTG GTACCCCCAGTCTCTATGTGGATCATCAGAGGATTACAGGATATATTGGAGAAAGCATAACTATTAGATGTCACCACAGTAACTCTGGAGAAATTAAGTGGTGCAGGCTGGGCAGGAACTGTGTGACAGGATCATCTGGATCCATAGATGGAACAACAGTGACCGCTCACATGAGAGACccaaatgttttcacagtgaccATGAGTGGACTAAAGTCAGAGGACAGTGGCTGGTATTGGTGTGCTAAAGGGGACATTCAGATACCAGTATATTTAAAACTGATCACTA cCACTACCCCTACTACTAGTACTACTACTAGTACTATCTCTACTACTATTCATACTGTTGCTAAAAATGGAACAATGGAACAAGGGAAAAATTCTACAGTAGGagaaaataaacaacacag AGCTTCATTTGACCCAAGGATCCTCATCATCCCTCTGAGTGTGTTGATCTGGATTGTAATTGTTGTGTTGTTCATCTGGTTTATACTGAGACACA aGCAGAGGAAAGCAGACTCATCAGTCACACCAGTGTTAAGTTATGCTGATCTACTTCCTTGTGGGTGTGGTACACAGTACTGA